From Watersipora subatra chromosome 2, tzWatSuba1.1, whole genome shotgun sequence, one genomic window encodes:
- the LOC137387804 gene encoding small ribosomal subunit protein mS23-like, producing MAGTRIERVGSVFQRVQGLYKGGVLTSEELPIWYNVWKTFPPKLEPELSRPVPEAAVKSLVYVEDHIRGHYMKTYAPQTKNHVNLLVPSTMDNSAMEKFVKRFMEVAAQDDGSSSEDIIVEVEKTMQADGYDLKKLNKN from the exons GGTGCAGGGTTTGTACAAAGGAGGAGTGCTCACTTCTGAAGAGCTCCCAATATGGTACAACGTGTGGAAAACCTTTCCTCCTAAACTTGAGCCAGAGCTATCCAGACCAGTTCCAGAGGCTGCTGTGAAGAGTTTAGTTTATGTGGAAGACCATATTCGAGG ACATTATATGAAGACTTATGCGCCACAGACTAAAAATCATGTCAACCTTCTAGTGCCTTCTACTATGGATAACTCTGCCATGGAAAA GTTTGTCAAGAGGTTCATGGAAGTTGCCGCACAAGATGATGGAAGTAGTTCGGAAGACATTATAGTGGAGGTTGAGAAGACTATGCAAGCGGATGGTTATGACCTTAAAAAGCTCAATAAGAATTAG